One window of Cystobacter fuscus DSM 2262 genomic DNA carries:
- a CDS encoding DUF4112 domain-containing protein, which yields MSSPADSASLEQVRRLARQLDTSIRLPGGFQVGWDAVLGLVPVVGDWAGALLSCYIIWQGVRLGASREVLLRMVGNVGLEALVGAVPFLGDVFDAAWKANTRNVRLLENHLAAPTATRRASRAWVLGIVLLLVAVLTLVVTLAVLAVRALASIGGQG from the coding sequence ATGAGTTCTCCCGCCGATTCCGCCTCGCTCGAGCAGGTTCGCCGTCTGGCACGGCAACTGGACACGTCCATCCGGCTGCCCGGAGGATTTCAAGTCGGCTGGGACGCCGTGCTGGGTCTGGTGCCCGTCGTGGGCGACTGGGCGGGTGCGTTGCTCTCCTGCTACATCATCTGGCAGGGAGTGCGCCTGGGCGCCTCGCGTGAGGTGTTGCTGCGCATGGTCGGCAACGTGGGGCTGGAGGCGCTGGTGGGCGCGGTCCCCTTCCTGGGCGACGTCTTCGATGCGGCCTGGAAGGCCAATACGCGCAACGTGCGCCTGCTCGAGAATCATCTGGCGGCCCCCACCGCCACCCGCCGTGCCAGCCGGGCATGGGTGCTCGGCATCGTGTTGCTGCTGGTGGCGGTGTTGACCCTGGTGGTGACGCTCGCCGTGCTGGCCGTGCGTGCCCTGGCTTCAATCGGTGGTCAGGGCTGA
- a CDS encoding porin produces MHSHVSPRASGALRLLLALFLAVAAPARGQGGSAPTPPSPEGPPPSTPAPAAEPPPPTTITAEPGRGIVVKAGERFSFGLRARIQLRDTFLHFDQSDTHEIQVRTLRLIVGGNVLAPELRYNIQLAFGGNDFETGSSSPIFDAFVEYTRWRDVNIRVGQFFVPLDRARTIREFALQFVDRQQVVRELNLDRDVGVMLSSNNLFGLNEWLGYQFFIGGGDGRNRFAAYAPGPLTVLRLTLRPFGAFDDDQEADLTRSAKPRLSLGVAAAYNYRTSRRNSTIGTAFTAGTANYSHLAADVVFKYRGFSLLAEGLWRKANTDVLEQTTGTTPTRDVTRSGYGYFVQGGQLVSPQVELTARWEQLFARRGTDPQFLQLVETQGKQVGAGFNVYLNGHAFKLQGDYFYIFGATGEPRHLARLQLDASF; encoded by the coding sequence ATGCACTCGCACGTCTCTCCGCGCGCCTCGGGCGCGCTCCGTCTGCTTTTGGCGTTGTTCCTCGCGGTGGCGGCCCCTGCCCGGGGCCAGGGCGGTTCCGCCCCCACGCCGCCCTCCCCGGAAGGTCCGCCACCCTCCACCCCCGCGCCCGCGGCCGAGCCCCCGCCCCCCACCACCATCACCGCCGAGCCCGGTCGCGGCATCGTGGTGAAGGCCGGGGAGCGCTTCTCCTTCGGGCTCCGGGCACGCATCCAGTTGCGCGACACCTTCCTCCACTTCGACCAGAGCGACACCCACGAGATCCAGGTCCGCACGCTGCGCCTCATCGTGGGTGGCAACGTGCTGGCGCCCGAGCTGCGCTACAACATCCAGCTCGCCTTCGGAGGCAATGACTTCGAGACGGGCAGCTCCTCACCCATCTTCGACGCCTTCGTGGAGTACACGCGCTGGCGCGACGTGAACATCCGCGTGGGTCAGTTCTTCGTGCCGCTCGACCGGGCCCGCACCATCCGCGAGTTCGCGCTCCAGTTCGTGGACCGGCAGCAGGTGGTGCGCGAGCTGAACCTCGACCGCGACGTGGGCGTGATGCTCTCGTCCAACAACCTCTTCGGTCTGAACGAGTGGCTCGGCTACCAGTTCTTCATCGGTGGAGGCGACGGGCGCAACCGCTTCGCGGCGTACGCGCCGGGCCCCCTCACCGTCCTGCGGCTCACGCTGCGGCCCTTCGGCGCCTTCGATGACGACCAGGAAGCGGACCTGACGCGCTCGGCGAAGCCCCGCCTGAGCCTGGGGGTCGCGGCGGCCTACAATTACCGGACGTCGCGCCGCAACAGCACCATCGGAACGGCCTTCACCGCCGGCACGGCCAACTACAGCCACCTGGCCGCGGACGTGGTGTTCAAGTACCGGGGCTTCTCACTGCTCGCCGAGGGCCTGTGGCGCAAGGCCAACACGGACGTGCTCGAGCAGACCACCGGCACCACCCCCACCCGGGACGTGACGCGCTCGGGCTACGGCTACTTCGTGCAGGGGGGCCAGTTGGTGAGCCCCCAGGTGGAGCTGACCGCGCGCTGGGAGCAGCTCTTCGCCCGGAGGGGCACCGACCCGCAGTTCCTCCAGCTCGTCGAGACCCAGGGAAAGCAGGTCGGCGCGGGCTTCAACGTCTATCTCAATGGGCACGCCTTCAAGCTGCAGGGCGACTACTTCTACATCTTCGGCGCCACGGGCGAGCCGCGCCACCTCGCCCGGCTCCAGCTCGACGCGAGCTTCTGA
- a CDS encoding DUF4832 domain-containing protein, whose translation MRRSMLLLSGLLLTSSSAQAAISAVVVGNDTSSVQYQFQYSGTPAYRRAYIDVDRNPATGFAQQGIGADYLLENNSLYANVGGGWNWQFIKTVTYTDSAGTVKWTVARADIAETATPNDADVVFQIEAPLETSAKYTHVYSGGTSPNPGTTQYTASSATIANPERGFYHHINNCNETDFVASTLSAFRTNEKITQVICVFYLAEFKNSPISQAQLERFQRQANSVRAAGLKMIVRFAYTTSESGDDAPLSRVTAHLDQLAPYLSANSDVISVVQTGFVGAWGEWAYTQNFGNLGNVSQTDWNNRKAVVDKLLSVLPASRMVQLRTPKFKRTMYGTTALSAAQAYNGSANARIGHHNDCFLASADDFGTYTNTSVEYPYLSAETNYLAMGGETCALNPPRSDCSTALSEMALFHYSYLNVDYSIPVINSWTSGGCRPEIDRRLGYRFALVSATFPATATRGAAMSLDIQIKNEGWAAPYNPRSVELVLRNTSSGAVYRVPLSVDPRRWLAGTTTSIGPSVTIPTSVPAGSYALLLNLPDPASSLNTRPEYSIQLANQNVWEASTGFNNLNRTVTVQ comes from the coding sequence ATGCGTAGATCGATGTTGCTGCTGTCGGGCCTGTTGCTCACGTCTTCATCCGCCCAGGCGGCCATCTCCGCGGTGGTGGTGGGCAACGACACTTCCTCCGTCCAATACCAGTTCCAGTACAGCGGGACCCCGGCCTACCGGCGTGCGTACATCGATGTCGACCGCAATCCCGCGACCGGGTTCGCCCAACAAGGGATCGGGGCGGACTACCTCCTCGAGAACAACTCCCTGTACGCGAACGTCGGCGGTGGGTGGAACTGGCAGTTCATCAAGACGGTGACGTACACGGACTCGGCGGGCACCGTGAAGTGGACGGTCGCGCGTGCGGACATTGCCGAGACGGCGACCCCGAACGACGCGGATGTCGTCTTCCAGATCGAGGCACCGCTCGAGACGTCCGCCAAATACACCCACGTCTACAGCGGCGGCACGAGCCCGAACCCGGGGACGACGCAGTACACGGCGAGCAGCGCCACCATCGCCAACCCGGAGCGGGGCTTCTATCACCACATCAATAACTGCAACGAAACCGATTTCGTCGCCTCCACGTTGAGCGCCTTCCGCACCAACGAGAAGATCACCCAGGTGATCTGCGTCTTCTACCTGGCGGAGTTCAAGAACAGCCCCATCAGCCAGGCGCAGTTGGAGCGCTTCCAGCGGCAGGCGAACTCCGTCCGGGCCGCGGGGCTCAAGATGATCGTCCGCTTCGCCTACACCACCTCGGAGTCCGGGGACGACGCGCCCCTGAGCCGCGTCACCGCGCACCTGGATCAGCTCGCGCCGTACCTGAGCGCCAACAGTGACGTCATCTCGGTGGTGCAGACGGGGTTCGTGGGCGCCTGGGGCGAGTGGGCCTACACCCAGAACTTCGGCAACCTGGGGAACGTGTCGCAGACGGATTGGAACAACCGCAAGGCGGTGGTGGACAAGCTGCTCAGTGTCCTCCCGGCCTCGCGCATGGTCCAACTGCGCACGCCCAAGTTCAAGCGCACGATGTATGGCACCACGGCGCTCTCCGCCGCGCAGGCCTACAACGGCTCCGCGAACGCTCGCATCGGCCACCACAACGACTGCTTCCTGGCCAGCGCGGACGATTTCGGGACCTACACGAACACGTCCGTCGAGTACCCCTACCTGTCGGCCGAGACGAACTACCTCGCCATGGGCGGAGAGACGTGCGCGCTCAACCCGCCGCGCTCGGATTGCTCCACCGCGTTGAGCGAGATGGCCTTGTTCCACTACTCCTATCTGAACGTCGACTACTCCATCCCGGTCATCAACAGTTGGACCAGCGGCGGGTGCCGGCCGGAGATCGATCGCCGGCTCGGCTACCGGTTCGCGCTCGTGTCCGCCACCTTCCCGGCGACCGCCACCCGGGGCGCGGCCATGTCCCTGGACATCCAGATCAAGAACGAGGGCTGGGCGGCTCCCTACAATCCCCGGTCGGTCGAGCTGGTGCTGCGCAACACCTCGAGTGGCGCCGTCTACCGCGTGCCCCTCTCGGTGGATCCGCGCCGCTGGCTGGCGGGGACGACCACGTCGATCGGCCCGTCCGTCACGATTCCGACGAGCGTGCCCGCCGGCAGCTATGCCCTCCTGCTGAACCTGCCGGATCCGGCGTCCTCCCTGAACACCCGTCCGGAGTACTCCATCCAGCTGGCCAACCAGAACGTCTGGGAAGCCTCCACCGGCTTCAACAACCTGAACCGGACGGTGACGGTGCAGTGA
- a CDS encoding zinc-dependent alcohol dehydrogenase, giving the protein MRALCWNGINDLRVENVPDPEIVNPRDVILKVTMSTTCGSDLHFIDGYIPTMREGDVIGHEFMGEVVEVGHEVKKVKKGDRVVVPSFIVCGNCWYCQHDLYSLCDNTNPKPEVQQATFGQPTAGIYGYTHAFGGYAGGHAQYVRVPHADNDCFLVPDGLKDEQVLFLSDAAPTGYMGAEFCNIHPGDTIAVWGAGGVGLMAMQSAYLLGAERVIAIDRFPERLQLAREKAGAETIDYTQVDSVVEVLREMTGGRGPDACIDAVGMEAHGMGLEYAYDRAKQALHLHTDRGEALRQAILACRKGGTLSILGVYGVMDKFPLGSIMNKGLTVRTAQQHGQKYVPRLLEHVQRGELDPSYLVTHRFPLEDAPRGYEMFKKKEDGCVRSVFIP; this is encoded by the coding sequence ATGCGAGCACTCTGCTGGAACGGCATCAACGATCTGCGTGTGGAGAACGTCCCGGATCCGGAGATCGTCAATCCGCGCGACGTCATCCTCAAGGTGACGATGTCCACGACGTGTGGCTCCGACCTGCACTTCATCGACGGGTACATCCCGACGATGCGCGAGGGCGACGTCATCGGCCACGAGTTCATGGGAGAGGTCGTGGAGGTGGGCCACGAGGTGAAGAAGGTGAAGAAGGGAGACCGGGTGGTCGTCCCCTCCTTCATCGTCTGTGGCAACTGCTGGTACTGCCAGCACGATCTCTACTCGCTGTGCGACAACACGAATCCCAAGCCCGAGGTCCAGCAGGCCACGTTCGGCCAGCCGACGGCCGGCATCTACGGCTACACGCATGCGTTCGGCGGCTACGCGGGAGGCCATGCGCAGTACGTCCGGGTGCCGCACGCGGACAATGACTGCTTCCTCGTTCCCGACGGACTGAAGGACGAGCAGGTGCTCTTCCTGTCCGACGCGGCGCCCACGGGCTACATGGGCGCCGAGTTCTGCAACATCCATCCCGGGGACACCATCGCGGTGTGGGGCGCGGGCGGCGTGGGGCTCATGGCGATGCAGAGCGCCTACCTGCTCGGCGCCGAGCGCGTCATCGCGATCGATCGCTTCCCCGAGCGGCTGCAACTGGCGCGGGAGAAGGCGGGCGCGGAGACGATCGACTACACCCAGGTCGACAGCGTCGTCGAGGTGCTCCGGGAGATGACCGGCGGGCGCGGCCCGGACGCATGCATCGACGCGGTGGGCATGGAAGCGCACGGCATGGGGCTCGAGTACGCGTATGACCGCGCGAAGCAGGCGCTGCACCTGCACACCGACCGGGGCGAGGCCCTGCGCCAGGCGATCCTCGCGTGCCGCAAGGGCGGAACGCTGTCGATCCTCGGCGTCTACGGAGTGATGGACAAGTTCCCGCTCGGCTCCATCATGAACAAGGGGCTCACGGTGCGCACCGCGCAGCAGCACGGACAGAAGTACGTGCCGCGGCTGCTCGAGCACGTGCAGCGAGGGGAGCTGGATCCCTCCTACCTCGTGACGCACCGGTTCCCGCTGGAGGACGCCCCGCGCGGCTACGAGATGTTCAAGAAGAAGGAAGACGGCTGCGTCCGGTCGGTCTTCATTCCCTGA
- a CDS encoding SRPBCC family protein: MKALVQDEATRLTARVDKEQLEKMASVVLGGALLTLGLQRRSLGGTVMALASSGLLYRGLRGLRQLTSSPRDRREEGARTETPSVQHAITIGKPADELYRLWREPGTLAQVMSHFAELSTTSAEYTHWRVSGPLGQDLEWDTRIEEERAGELLRWESVEGALLPNQGLVSFRPAPGNWGTEVTLHLDFQPPGGALGEAVMTRLLAVPDLLVNRALRRFKSLAETGEIPTTERNPSARQGAHLH; encoded by the coding sequence ATGAAGGCACTCGTCCAGGATGAAGCGACCCGGCTGACCGCGCGGGTCGACAAGGAACAACTCGAGAAGATGGCATCCGTGGTGCTCGGGGGGGCGCTGCTGACGCTCGGCCTCCAGCGCCGTTCATTGGGAGGAACAGTCATGGCGCTCGCCAGCAGTGGATTGCTCTACCGGGGCCTTCGTGGGCTCCGTCAGCTCACCTCGAGCCCGCGCGACCGGCGCGAGGAAGGGGCCCGGACGGAAACGCCGAGCGTGCAGCACGCCATCACCATCGGAAAGCCCGCGGACGAGCTCTACCGCCTCTGGCGCGAGCCGGGCACCCTGGCCCAGGTCATGAGCCACTTCGCCGAGCTGTCCACGACGAGCGCGGAGTACACGCACTGGCGCGTGAGTGGTCCGCTCGGACAGGACCTGGAGTGGGACACGCGCATCGAGGAGGAGCGCGCGGGCGAGCTGCTGCGCTGGGAATCGGTGGAAGGCGCCCTCCTGCCCAATCAGGGCCTGGTGAGCTTCCGTCCCGCGCCGGGGAATTGGGGAACGGAGGTCACGCTCCACCTGGACTTCCAACCTCCGGGCGGCGCCCTCGGTGAGGCGGTGATGACGCGGCTGCTCGCCGTGCCGGACCTGCTCGTGAACCGGGCGCTGCGGCGCTTCAAGAGCCTGGCCGAGACGGGAGAAATCCCGACGACCGAGCGCAACCCTTCCGCCCGCCAGGGCGCCCACCTCCACTGA
- a CDS encoding ferritin-like domain-containing protein: MAQSMDSKMLSSLQELLHIDVDAVMLYDAALRSITHPMAEQALMEFRSDHLRHIRELNDCIEQFGGERACIGVNAEQCDLHGFTPIEEGMPLEAVFMALVDGEQITNQTYERILKEEWTPEIRSLIDRNFVDEQRHLLWVLKASRTRMWERDAGVRPDV, from the coding sequence ATGGCACAGAGCATGGACTCGAAGATGTTGTCGTCTCTTCAAGAGCTGCTGCACATCGACGTCGACGCGGTGATGCTCTACGACGCGGCGCTGCGGAGCATCACCCACCCGATGGCGGAGCAGGCCCTGATGGAGTTCCGCTCCGATCACCTGCGTCACATCCGGGAGCTCAACGATTGCATCGAGCAGTTCGGTGGGGAGCGGGCGTGCATCGGGGTCAATGCCGAGCAGTGTGATCTCCACGGCTTCACCCCCATCGAGGAGGGAATGCCCCTGGAGGCCGTCTTCATGGCCCTGGTGGATGGCGAGCAGATCACCAACCAGACCTACGAGCGCATCCTCAAGGAGGAGTGGACGCCGGAGATCCGCTCACTCATCGATCGCAACTTCGTCGACGAGCAGCGCCACCTGCTCTGGGTGCTGAAGGCGTCGCGCACGCGGATGTGGGAGCGGGACGCGGGAGTCAGGCCCGACGTCTGA